ATGTTAAATTGATTTCTGAGTGGCAATCTCATTCAAAGGACGATGGCGGTGGTCAAGAAAGAATATGTGCTAGATATttaattgctaaaaataattttcatagtTGCCAAATATTGAGTGAGAATTCTTGTGCTATCCAAATGAAGAgattcaatattttgtataataaaccTTCATATTTGGGGTTTGTTCTAATGGAATTATCAAGGTGGAAAGTTTAcgattttcattataattatgtGAAACCTAAATTCGgtgaaaatgtaaaattaaatcacATCGATAATGATTcgattatatatactataaaaacaaatcatttttataatgaTATTCGAGATGATGTTGATGTCAAATTTGATGCATCGTATTATTCTGATGAAGCTGctaagaaatttgaaattaaggGCTTTAAAGATAAACTTAACGGACAGCCAATACTTGAGTTTTTTGGTCTTCGATCAAAAATGTTTGCGTTAAAAATTGATGAGGTTGATaaaaaaacagtttaaaaatgcaaagctCTTAAGCGAAGTGGATAAGTTAGAGttcaataattataacaaatgtttattatcAGGACAAGAACTTTTATGTAGTATTATTGAAAGCAACCACAATGATACAATAGCTAATAGACACTTTTATCTAGTGTTTAATGTACGTATTAGTTGCATATATTAAGAgagttaaaaaattttaacaattaagagctttttattttcaaatctaaatgtattaacataaaaaaattacaagatgagactattttaattaataaacaaaatttttaactTATGATATTTGtatacccatttttaatataggAAGTACATATCATACATATGTCATTGAAAACGTCAAACCAATTATTGTACTCCTTCATACCTTTAGTtttacgtacatatgtataatgcattttttccgatacttaaaattatttctgttAAAATTATTAAGCTAAACCTTGTAACTCTGAAactatacaaatacatacaaatgatAAAATAACTGATGAACCTTTTCTTTAATTGTTGAATGACAAAAATCGACTCTTTatcaaaaaaaacaaagaagaaaTTCAGTCTTTAGAGCTGTATGTTgacagaaaatgtatttatgaatAGGATAAGTAGCCGGAGTCGACTGTCCCACTGACTGACTCTTAATCTCTTTGCGCTGAAGGATCTTAGAAACTAAAAgacattttattacattattattgaCTTAACACTAATAGTGGTGCTAATCACAAACAATATGTCAATATGTTTCGCCTTTGgtacaatcaaaataatgttggaaaagtaagaaaaagtaagaaaagtCCAAGGAAAATCATTGGAAAAGATCTGCTCCAATCCTATTTTTCAAAATGgaatatgaaattcaaaaacCTACATAGAACTACCGGGCGACGGTCTCTCCTCTTTCAATATCAGTATCAGCACATCTTACGCCAAACACAtaaatcacacaaaaaaatattactcatacgcagctTGGACTCCAAGTTAAGTTCTACCGCAACACAAATgtagaatatacatatatgtatgtatatgtatgtacacataaGTTTTGCCTCTCTCTCCTCCTCTATCACAATGACGTACTTTGCGACTTCCTGCCTGTATTAAGATAACCTCAATAGTTCAACTCAGCTGCCAACATGAATGAGATGGAGCCTGAGCATTAGACGTGCATTGTTAagtattattagttttatgtgatacttgtttgttgctttttggcatTGATCATAATTCATTTGTCAATAGAAGCAAATGTCAGAATAACCATAGATACGCAAATAAACATATTACATTTgcttacattttaaatttccttttGCATGTTTTGAACAAGACGGCTTTATCGTCTTTAAATTCTGTTAAATCGACTAACAATATTCTAAATTAAGAATCAAATCTTATCTGAcagtttaaaaacaatttcaatccAAAAAGGGTGGTCTCATTTCTTCGAGTTTGATTTGTGTATGAAATGTGTTAAAAACTACAGTAGCTTTGTATTGATAAtttaaagtgatttttatttaataaaatgttagtttattaatatattaggCGGCCTGCACCGATTGCTTTTGTGAGGAGCTGATCTTATCGCCCAGGCTAAGGGCCATGCCCTGAAAGAATGgtcatattaaaattattattagtaaaCATAATAACAGAAATTCCCAAAACAAACTAACCTGACTCTTGGCACGAATTCGTATGTGACCGGTGACTTTTGAGTCTGGATCATCGACGGGCTTCTCAATGCTGAGATTAGCTAAAGCGTTCTCTCCGAAGATGGATCTGTTAAGATCGAAATGTGTCATTATTAAAGATCCTAGAGCAATAAGTTTAGGTACTCACTTGGCGTACATGTTGGCGGCCATAAAGCCGCATTGACCCGATAATGCTTTCTCGGGCGTCAGGCATTTCATGTTTGTGCTCTTCAGCAGATGCTTGAGATACTCGTGCAGATCTGTGAAGGTGGTGTTTACGGTGACCTTGTTTTCCCACTCAAAGTCTTGCCACATCTGACGGAACTCGGTGTCGGTGCAGCTGGCCGGGATAATGTAATCCATGATATCAATGTGTATGGTATTGAGTACCACAACATTTGTATTCAGCGCTGTATCATAAACTGTAAAAGTACATAATTTTTACAATAACTGATTAGTTAATATTGAAGTAATCAAGATTTACCAATGTTGCCAAAAATGATGCCGTTCTCGGTGGATGAGACCTTCACATTGGCTTTAATATTGCAGAAATCATGCGGCGCCAACACAACGGGTTGCGGACGTTCCACTAGCTTCAGATCACCTAATGTGGCCAATTCCAGTGTGCAGTTTTGCAGTGTGTCATCTATGAATATAAGTATGGACAATCAATTAATTCAGgggcattttaattgattgatgtCACTCACTTGTCTGGTTCACAATTAGCACATCCAAGACAATGTCATATTGATTTACATTGACGTAGGCCTCGGCATAGACAGGATCTGAGAAGCCCGTCAGCTGTGTGACCTTGTTGAGCTTATTGTTGGGCGACGATACGTCACTGATCTGGGCATTTTTGGTGCCAGCTAAAGCCTGATTCAGACTCGACTCGAACACATTCTCGCCTAGCTGATTGTCGCGTCCATTTGAGAGCTGAGCAAAACAGACTGGCGAATCTGGTTGTACCTTGGCTGTGGCACGTTGCTTCTCCTTTAGCATGCGTTGATCCTCCTCATGCTGTGCGTCCAACATCTTGCCCAGGGCATCACGACAATCGTGCATAAATACAGCAACAGCTTCGGGTGTGCGCTCGCTCAAAGTGCGCAAGCAAATCATGATGCGATCGGAATCATCGTATGTTATGGGCTTGGTGGGGAAACCAGATTTGCCAAGATGCAAAATGGAGCTCATGATAAGCATCACCTGTGTTGTGACACGATTCTGTGTGCGTGCATCCGGTTGCAGTTCAGCATAGCGTAGGGCCAACTTGGTCAAGGTGGCTGAGAGGGCGGCACCAATGAAGAAGTCGCCATCCATTAAATACTGTCGCAATGGCGGACGTTTCTCCTTCTTAGCAACACTGTAAGAATAAAGGGAGATATGATAGTAAATTGCTGGCAAGTATTTTCTTGGTTTGTCGTTACTTACGGAGCCAAGCTGTAGGCGCTCTGTGTAGCATAAGTGCCATCGGATGTGaccttgttgctgctgtttgtggtGTTGTTGGCATCGCTGCcagactgttgctgctgttgcagctgttcCTCGCTCTGATCACCGGCCAAATGACGCTGCTCCGCATCCACCATGGGAATGTCGCCCAGCGTTTGCTGTATGGCCGCAATCACTTCCAAGATCTGTGCACCCTCCACATACTCGCCCAATATCCAGACAGCAGCACGATGTATCTTCGACGACTTGATTTGTGGGAAGGCCTCAATCAAATGCTTAATGATCAGCGCTCGCAATGCCGGGAACTTCTGGATGGCTTCGCGTATAAAGATCAGCACATCAACGGCAGCCAATTCATTGGTATCCGACAAGAACTCAACCAGTACGGGGATCACACTGCCGGCCACGTCGGGGAACTTGATTGAGCACGTGTGCAGGGTGCGCACCAACAGCTGGCGATATTTGCCCGTATCCTCGTGCTCCACATTGTGGGTCTTGGCCACCTCCTTCTGGAGGACCTGCACCATCTCATTGATGTTGCGCGAATACACCAAATCCATGGCTAGAGCCAAGGTCTTGCGACGCACCTCAATGTCGGGTGCGGCCAGCACACGTAGCACATCCATAACCAGATCCTGCATCACTTTCTCCATGTGCTCGTTCTCCTTCATTGCAATCAAACGATCCAGCACAATCAGTTTCACATTATTGTCGCTCTCCTTCACAATTAACTCAATGTAACATCCAGCGGCTGCTTTGATCGCTGTGGGTGCCAGCGAGAGTGTGATGAGTGTGCCGGCGGCTTCGTAGCGCACGGCATTCGATGAGGAGTTCAGCAGATTGTAGATGCAGCGTATAAAGCGGGAACGCTCAGCTGGATTTGCATGACACACCTTATAGATGAGCTCCACGATCACCAGCTGCAATATGTCACCAAAGCTCTGCACCTGATCGATACACGACGCCAAATAGTTGAGAGCACGCTCCTGATCGGCATGCAGGAGCATGAGGAATGCATTGCGCTTGCACGACATGTCCTGCTGTGTGTCCAGGAATGTGGCAATCAATTCGGGTCCATCGGGAACCAGCCAATCAAAGTTCTTGTAGATGGTAAAGATCGCAAGTACCGCATTGCGACGTACATACGAGTGACGATGATCGAGGCAGGCGCGTATGGCCGGCATCAGAGGCTCGAGTAGCTCGGGCTCCTTCAGCTTGCAGAGGAAACGCAGTGTGGAGCCCCGTAGAAACTCATTGGGATGTTGTAGATCCTAAACAATAAGTCGATGAGTAATGAGTTAAACAGTTAATCGATATCTGCGTTGTTGATTCGATAACTCACCTTGCGATAGGCGTCGCACACTAGTATCATCTCTTGCAGCAATTTGCCATCGGAAGATGTTTTGGGTACAATCTCCCAGAAGATGAGCAGTAGCTTCTTGATCGTATGATTCTGCACGGGCAGCACGAAGCGTATGATGGTCATAATGAGACCTGGATACCGTTCGCCATTTAGCAGCAGCTTGATCACCTTTTTGAGTGTCTCAATTTTTACATTCGTGTCGCCTTTTTCGAGGTCTTGCTTCAGCTGCATCTCGTTCGGCACCTCGAGATCCGGCGAGTTAATGATGGTGTAACACGGCACTTGGCTCATTTTGACAATTGGTGTTAACCAGCAATGCTGTCCACGAATTTAATTCAGTTTCTGACAGTTATCTTTATAATTTCAAGGCGTTTTAGTTCACTGTTTGCCTGAGACCGACATACAATTCACTTGACGTGTCATTTGTTTCGGACCAAAGTAACTGTGTGACCAGATGGCCAACTGCTTTCTGTGTGAGCCAAGTGCGGCCAGATATGCGCAATCAAGGCTGGTCACACTGAATCAGTCAGCTGTAAGCAATGCTCAAAATATCAAACAGTTTTTCGGGAGATGGCGCCACCCGCCATCGTGCTAGGTCGCAGCGTTGCCATTTGCCGggttaaatttgaaatttgatcaAAATCGTGAAGATTGAATGCAATAGGTATTTTTATCATTAAATGATAAAGCTATGAATTTAAAAGTTTAGTCAAcattgtttatatattaaattttttaaattctgaaaataataatgtgtaGCCACTAATCTGTAGAACACttatttggtttgttttttggttttcaagATACATAGAAAGTTTAAGAACTGTCATAAAGTCTTTTCAGATAtgtgaaacatatttttgttaaatctgaaagtaatacaaaaaaaaatatatatatcaaattctCCGtaagatttttatatattggtAAATCATAATGTCTCATACCGCGAAAGACAACATTAGAAAGGGTTCTACGCAACTTGGTCATTTATGCGAACTGAACGTGAAGAAAACATCTACGCAACGTCGCCTGGTTTCGATTATTGCAACTATATCTCGAGCATCCCGAAATGTGGAAACTATTTACAATATGCTAATGAAGGGAGTCAATATATTTCGATTGAATTTTGCGCATGAATCGCATGAAGCACACACGGAAACCATTGAGTTGGTTAACACTGCTCTTCATCGCATTAAAACCGAGACTGGACAATCAATTTCCGTGGCTTTTGGTGTTGACACTCGAGGTCCGCAAATTCGCACTGGCTTATTAGAGGGTGGCAATGAGATTTTACTCCGCAATGGAGAAAGTATACGGTTATCCATAAATCGAGATCTTTACGACAAGGGCAGCAGAGAAGCTGTGTATGTCGACTATCcaaacattataaatatgGCCAAGCCAGAAGATCGAGTCTTCGTCGATGATGGCAAGCTCTATTTAACCATACTTGAGGTGGGCGTGGATGGTCTTCTCTGTGAGGTAATTCAAGGCGGCTGGCTCGGCAATAATTGCAACGTTATATTGCCAGAGGTTGAGATTGATTTACCAGCTGTCTCTGAAAAAGATATGGACGACTTGCAATTCAGCGTGAGGGCTAATATTGACATCCTATTTGCATCGGGCGTACGATGTGCCAAGAACATTAAGGAGTTACGAGCTGTACTCGGTGATAAGGGCAAACACATCAAAGTGATTGCCAAAATAGACAGTAAAATTTCATTGAGTCGTGTACCGGAAATAATGAATGCAGCTGATGGATTGCTGTTGAGTCGAGCCGATCTGGGCACACAAATACCAATTGAAAAGCTTTTCATTACCCAGAAATCGGTATTGGGGCAGTGCAACAAAGCTGGCAAACCCGTAATTGTGGCATCCAATGTACTTGAGTCAATGCGTGTCAATCCATATCCGACCAGAGCAGAGTGCTTTGATCTGGCCAATGCTGTCATTGATGGCGTCGACTGCATTTTGCTCTCCTCCGAGGTGGCAATAGGTCTGTATCCCATGGAAACGGTGAGCATGTGCGATACTCTCTGCCGTGAAGCTGAAAAGGTTGTTTGGTATCGCAATCTCTTCGATGATCTGGTTCACGAAACACACGGCGAACTCGACGCCTCTCATTCGGTGGCCATAACTGCTATTGAGACAGCCCGACGCACAAAGGCCACATTGATCATTGTACTTACAACATCGGGACGCTCAGCTGCCCTACTGAGCAAGTTTCGACCACGTTGTCCAGTTCTGGCGGTTACTCGATGTGAGAGGGCATCTCGATGGGTCAATTTACACTGTGGTGTATTGCCATTACTGTATACCGCCGATTGTGCGGAGAACTATTCAAGTGATGTCGATGCGAGAGTTAAATTTGCTCTAACAACTGCTAAGAAGTtggaattaataaatgatgGCGATCCCATTGTCATTGTAAGTGCTTGGAAGGATGGCGGAGGTTTCACCAACAATGTCCGTGTGGTTTACGCATTTTTCGAGGCCGATCAAATGGATTGTCTTTTCCGTGCAGATCAGAATAATGCTCGAAAGAATACAGTGCTGCAGGCTGAACCCACGAAATTGGGTTcttcaattttaaaagtatCAACCAAAGGCTCGGCCAAGTATGTCTAATTACTTGATACGATTTGCAGTTTCTTCGAGATTGTGTTGCGCCGAACCCTGCTAAACGGTTGACTATCAAATTCTGTCAGGtgaaatattatgaaatattagGAAGTCgttaaaattttttgtatcaTTGTTTAGTGCTGTGCataatatttagaaataaacaCCAAATACTACCTTTCAGTCTTGGGTGATACGTGATAAACATGCATTTCTTAATTGGTTTTACATAAGTCACTTTGTTTGATGCTGGTCTTACACTAGTCGGCACAATTATTTTGACGAAACTCTTTTTGACTATTGAACTTAGCTTTGCTTGAATTCGTCAAATAACGGTGCGAAAATGAGGCGCAAAACAAAGAATCTATTTTTAGCTATGTGCATGccaaattttatttcgtttacCTTTTGCATTCTCTTTCTACTGATAAGAATGCATGCAGACAACGGCTTTTTGCGTGGCACAAGTATTTTGACAGCATCtttatggaaatatttttacacttttaaGCACGCGAAATTTAAAGAACTTCTGTGTTTAACTTTGAGCAATATTAAACcttgttattaaaatagaaagttattaacaattattaaataacatgGGTAAAACAGCTGAGCTAAGTTTGGTTACCAGATCTTCAATGGTAGCAAAGTTTAACGCTGGAATATCAGTCAAAGACATTGCCAATGAGTATAATGTGTCGCGTCAAACTGTGCACTACCaaatcaaaaaagtttaaaaagcATAATGACATGCGTAATTTAAGAAGATCAGGTGCTAAGCGCAAAACAGATCTCAGCGATGACCGAGTTCTATTAcgggaatttaaaaaaaatgttttactaaAGCCCCAATCCGCAGCagatcaatttaatttgtcagCTAAGACACCAATTAGTGAGCGCACAGTTCGTAGACGATTAAAAGAATATGATTTTAAGACTTATAAAGTCAAAGAAGTCCCATatataacaaaagcaaacaagctCAAAAGACTGTCATTTGCAAAGGAATATGTCAATAAGCCAAAGGAGTTCTGGAGGAGCGTTCTATGGACAGATGAAAGCTCCTTTGAGTATAAttcatcaaaaaataaaatttttgtaagATTACCAAGGGCACAAAGGCAGAAAAGGCGGCCCGTTTGCCAAAAAGTAAGCCATGGTGGAGGCACTGTGATGTTCTGGGGATGTGTAGCGTTTAATGGACTGGGTGACTTCGTTCCTGTCACTGGTTCGATGAACCAAGGCCAATATTTACggattttaaatgataatgCATTTACTTCTGGAGACAGGCTTATTGGTCAATCCTTCATTCTGCAACAGGATAACGCCCCATGCCACAAAGCTAAGATgattacaacatttttgaaagATGTTGGTGTTACCACTTTGGACTGGCCACCTCAAAGTCcagatttaaatataattgaaaacatCTGGTCTCTTATGAAACGTAAAAGAACAGTATCGTTAAATAAAACCAGAGAGGAGACAATTTCTGAGGTCACTTCCCTTTGGGAAGAGATATCTCCAGAGATCATCCGAAATTTAATCGATTCAGTACCGGATCGCCTGGAAAAAGTTATTGAAACTAAaggaaattatatattttactaaataCCTTTTTCCcgtttagttttgtttaagtttaaactttgttattcatattaaaatacacttGTCAAAATACTTATGCCACCGCTTGAAAATTACATAagcttatattttttcaagttCATAtgataaaatgttgaattcattatttttaagtttgtaTTAGCACTAAgtaaagcagcaaaaaaattcattaagtTATATTAAACCATTGCAAAGttacttaaaaatttgaatcatttttttttcgtcaaaATAATTATGCCGACTAGTGTATAAAGGCTCTGCGACTCTTATTcgatttgttattgttacaaattgaaaaatacatttacaattttataaatgtaagTCCatagtttattatatttcaaatggaataaaatatatttgagaaattaaaaattaagctTACCTAAAATAATCCGTTTGCAAGACTTAActaaagtaattttttttaactacaaatttcttcaaaaatttaaattcgtaTTTTACTAAGACTCAAAATTCAgagaatttgcaaaatattttaaaaatgtatcagCTGTTCATATCCGGTATTCTGCATTACGGGTTTCTCCTTATCTGGCCACTCTGTCAAACCCTTGTTTAAGGGGGATGAATGTAATTATGTTCTGCGCATAGAACGTGCAACCCTCTAGATTAAATGTACATACGAATGTCAAGTTGAGTTAGAGTCAATGAAGTTATGTACATTCATACATCAGCACatctaatgaaattaaaacgtgattgaattttcaataaaaaacaaaaacaaaataaattaccaTTCACACATTCATAATAACAAAGGAGAAAATGAATATTCCACTTCGTCACTTCATTATTTACTTCATCGCTTTAACTGCTTTAAGAGGAAATTTTGTATGGTCaaagaacacaaaaattgaaaactatgGGTATGTAGAAAACAATCATAAAGATATTTACAATTGGACGCAAGCAATATCGTAAAATGCCTGCAATAtcataattattgttttaacaTAATCAAATGTCATGATAGCACATTTGAATCCAgctatttacaaataaatacatggTTTCATTACAAAAGTGGGAGCCCCAAATATGTAATGCAAACCAATTAATTAAGACTGGTGGACTGGGAATATGTTGACAGCAGTTGACGCTAGATGGCGACAGCTTTGACTACGGTTTActaatgcatttaatattagaCTTAAATGGTTtgtattaattcattttagaaTTCAACAATCCACTGGAATCTGTCAACTATATAATGGAACGATTTGTCGCGAATATCTGGCAAATTGCTATGTGTTTATAGCACCAAATGTTACAATGAATGACTTAGAGGAGCGACTTAAAGCGGCCCATGGCGTAATAAAAGAATCAAAGTGAgtatttcaaaaatgaaaaatatatataaaaaaaaatgtatttaatctATTATTTTCAGAGACATGAATTCCAACTGCCGAAAATATGCGCTGCCAAGTTTATGCTTGAGTTCGCTGCCAATTTGTAGAACTCCTGAGCGAaccaatttgttgtattttgccAATTTGGCTGTTTATACAAATCTGTACACTGGAAATGACACAAGAAAAAAGCGATTCGTTTCAAGAGATCACAAGAGTactaatttttttcttaaaaagaaatcaatcTTCTACGATGATGTCTTCAGCAAGGATGTGTCCAGCAAATACCCACCGACAAAAGAATCAGAGAATTTAAAACGCATTTGTCGCGAAGAATGCGAACTATTGGAAAATGAGTTATGCCAAAAGGAATACGCAATAGCAAAACGGCATCCGGTAATTGGCATGGTTGGAGTTGAAGAGTGCCAAAAACTGCCGCAACACAAAGATTGCTCCTCCCTGGGCATAACTATTGAAGTGGACGAAACGGATGATTGCTATTGGCAAGATGGCTCAAGGTACAGAGGCATTCAAAATGTCAGCGTCTCAGGAAAAGCCTGCTTACGGTGGTCCTGGTTGATGAAGGAAATTTCCGACTTTCCAGAACTTATAGGACATAACTATTGCAGGTATGGAGCGTTTGTATATAAGGGATTTactagatatattatttaaatattcatttatttcacaGAAATCCGGGAAGTTCTCAAAATTCACCTTGGTGCTTTGTTGATGACAAATCATTAGATCGCATCATAGAGCCTTGTCAAGTTCAAAAATGTGCCATAAAACTGTGGTTAAGCACAGCATCAATAATATTACTGATTGTTGTGCTTATTGTTGCTACCTACTTTATTATAacttgcaaaagaaaaaattccgatggaatgaaaaatatacaaaatgtaagTACTAAACAAGCTTGGAAGTACTACGATCTAATAATTACTTTCTTGCGTGATAGATTAACACACCAAATGCCGGAAACAATATATATGGAAATTCGCAGTTAAACTCAAATCAAGATATGGGAAGAATTCCTTTGAATAGTTCCATGGAACACGTGGGAATGCCATCCAAGAGCATGGAGAAGAGTTCACTGCTGAGAATACCACACTTCACATTACAAGATGTTGAATTTTTCGAAGAGTTAGGCGAGGGAGCATTCGGTAAGTCTTTTCTAGTATTTAAACAGGTGTACATTAGTcgaatacataatatatacatatatatttttttaggaAAAGTATACAAAGGTCAACTGAAGCAAGCTAATAAGAAAATCGTAAATGTTGCAATTAAGGCTTTGAAAGAAAATGCATCGGTTAAAACGCAACAGGACTTTAGACGTGAGATTGAATTAATATCGGACCTCAAGCATCAAAATATTGTGTGCATATTAGGCGTCATATTAAATAAGGAACCTTACTGCATGCTTTTTGAGTACATGGCAAACGGCGACTTACACGAGTTCTTAATCTCAAATTCGCCAATGGAAAAGAAACAATTATTGCAATTGGAGTTCCTACAAATTGCGATGCAGATCAGTGAAGGCATGGAGTATTTATCGGGCCATCATTATGTTCATCGTGATTTGGCAGCTCGAAACTGTTTGGTCAACGAGGGATTAGTTGTGAAAATTTCCGATTTTGGATTGTCCCGCGACATTTACAGTTCCGACTACT
This window of the Drosophila albomicans strain 15112-1751.03 chromosome 2L, ASM965048v2, whole genome shotgun sequence genome carries:
- the LOC117564172 gene encoding coatomer subunit beta; its protein translation is MSQVPCYTIINSPDLEVPNEMQLKQDLEKGDTNVKIETLKKVIKLLLNGERYPGLIMTIIRFVLPVQNHTIKKLLLIFWEIVPKTSSDGKLLQEMILVCDAYRKDLQHPNEFLRGSTLRFLCKLKEPELLEPLMPAIRACLDHRHSYVRRNAVLAIFTIYKNFDWLVPDGPELIATFLDTQQDMSCKRNAFLMLLHADQERALNYLASCIDQVQSFGDILQLVIVELIYKVCHANPAERSRFIRCIYNLLNSSSNAVRYEAAGTLITLSLAPTAIKAAAGCYIELIVKESDNNVKLIVLDRLIAMKENEHMEKVMQDLVMDVLRVLAAPDIEVRRKTLALAMDLVYSRNINEMVQVLQKEVAKTHNVEHEDTGKYRQLLVRTLHTCSIKFPDVAGSVIPVLVEFLSDTNELAAVDVLIFIREAIQKFPALRALIIKHLIEAFPQIKSSKIHRAAVWILGEYVEGAQILEVIAAIQQTLGDIPMVDAEQRHLAGDQSEEQLQQQQQSGSDANNTTNSSNKVTSDGTYATQSAYSLAPVAKKEKRPPLRQYLMDGDFFIGAALSATLTKLALRYAELQPDARTQNRVTTQVMLIMSSILHLGKSGFPTKPITYDDSDRIMICLRTLSERTPEAVAVFMHDCRDALGKMLDAQHEEDQRMLKEKQRATAKVQPDSPVCFAQLSNGRDNQLGENVFESSLNQALAGTKNAQISDVSSPNNKLNKVTQLTGFSDPVYAEAYVNVNQYDIVLDVLIVNQTNDTLQNCTLELATLGDLKLVERPQPVVLAPHDFCNIKANVKVSSTENGIIFGNIVYDTALNTNVVVLNTIHIDIMDYIIPASCTDTEFRQMWQDFEWENKVTVNTTFTDLHEYLKHLLKSTNMKCLTPEKALSGQCGFMAANMYAKSIFGENALANLSIEKPVDDPDSKVTGHIRIRAKSQGMALSLGDKISSSQKQSVQAA
- the LOC117564173 gene encoding pyruvate kinase; this encodes MSHTAKDNIRKGSTQLGHLCELNVKKTSTQRRLVSIIATISRASRNVETIYNMLMKGVNIFRLNFAHESHEAHTETIELVNTALHRIKTETGQSISVAFGVDTRGPQIRTGLLEGGNEILLRNGESIRLSINRDLYDKGSREAVYVDYPNIINMAKPEDRVFVDDGKLYLTILEVGVDGLLCEVIQGGWLGNNCNVILPEVEIDLPAVSEKDMDDLQFSVRANIDILFASGVRCAKNIKELRAVLGDKGKHIKVIAKIDSKISLSRVPEIMNAADGLLLSRADLGTQIPIEKLFITQKSVLGQCNKAGKPVIVASNVLESMRVNPYPTRAECFDLANAVIDGVDCILLSSEVAIGLYPMETVSMCDTLCREAEKVVWYRNLFDDLVHETHGELDASHSVAITAIETARRTKATLIIVLTTSGRSAALLSKFRPRCPVLAVTRCERASRWVNLHCGVLPLLYTADCAENYSSDVDARVKFALTTAKKLELINDGDPIVIVSAWKDGGGFTNNVRVVYAFFEADQMDCLFRADQNNARKNTVLQAEPTKLGSSILKVSTKGSAKYV
- the LOC117565590 gene encoding tyrosine-protein kinase transmembrane receptor Ror, with translation MNIPLRHFIIYFIALTALRGNFVWSKNTKIENYGIQQSTGICQLYNGTICREYLANCYVFIAPNVTMNDLEERLKAAHGVIKESKDMNSNCRKYALPSLCLSSLPICRTPERTNLLYFANLAVYTNLYTGNDTRKKRFVSRDHKSTNFFLKKKSIFYDDVFSKDVSSKYPPTKESENLKRICREECELLENELCQKEYAIAKRHPVIGMVGVEECQKLPQHKDCSSLGITIEVDETDDCYWQDGSRYRGIQNVSVSGKACLRWSWLMKEISDFPELIGHNYCRNPGSSQNSPWCFVDDKSLDRIIEPCQVQKCAIKLWLSTASIILLIVVLIVATYFIITCKRKNSDGMKNIQNINTPNAGNNIYGNSQLNSNQDMGRIPLNSSMEHVGMPSKSMEKSSLLRIPHFTLQDVEFFEELGEGAFGKVYKGQLKQANKKIVNVAIKALKENASVKTQQDFRREIELISDLKHQNIVCILGVILNKEPYCMLFEYMANGDLHEFLISNSPMEKKQLLQLEFLQIAMQISEGMEYLSGHHYVHRDLAARNCLVNEGLVVKISDFGLSRDIYSSDYYRVQSKSLLPVRWMPSESILYGKFTTESDIWSFGVVLWEIYSYGMQPYSGYSNPEVIHLIRSRQLLSCPENCPTAVYSLMIECWHEQAVKRPTFADISHRLRTWYEGHIKIDNNKA